A segment of the bacterium genome:
TTCTTCTGCGTCGACAACCTCCCCCCGGCGCTGATCCCGAAGTTCGCCGAGATCATCAAGGAATCCGAGGGGCGGATCTGGCGGGTGGCGCTCGTGATCGACATTCGGGGCGGGGAGTTCTTCGACGCGTTGGGGACCGCGCTGGCGAACCTGGACGCCTCCGGGATTCGATTTCAAATCGTGTTTCTGGACGCGTCCGACGAGATCTTGGTTCGGCGCTTCGAGGAGACGAGGCGCAAACATCCGCTGGGCACCAGCATCCTCGACGGCATCCGCGCGGAGCGCCGCCGCCTCGAGCCGCTCAAGGAGCGGGCGCACAAGATCATCGACACCAGCACGTTGACGGCCACGGAGCTCAAGCAGGAGCTCGCCGACACGTTCCTGCGGGCGGACGGTCGGCGAACCCTCACGGTCACCGTCACCACGTTTGGCTACAAGCACGGGATCCCACTCGACGCCGATCTCGTGTTCGACGTGCGGTTTCTGCCGAACCCGTACTACGTCGAGACCCTGCGGGCCCTCCCGGGCAGCAGCCCCGAGGTACGCGAGTTTGTGCTCGGGTCCCCGCAGACCGCAGAGTTCCAGCGGAGGCTGCACGAGATGCTGGGCTACCTCCTCCCCCAATTTACAGCGGAGGGGAAGAGCCACCTGACGGTCGCGATCGGGTGCACGGGGGGGAAGCATCGGTCGGTGGTCATCGGCGAGGACCTGGCGCGATTTCTCCGCCAGGCGGGCTACACGGTGCGGGTCAAGCACAGGGACGTCAGGAAGGAATGAGCCTCAACGGGCAGCGGAACGAGCACCTGCTCGACCGGGTGCGATTGTGGCTCCGGTGGCTGGAGCCGGGCCTGGGCGTGAAGCGGTGGATCGCGTTGATGGCGGGCGGGATTTTCCTGCTGAGCATCGGCGTCGTCTTCATCGTCAATTTCAAGCTTCCTGAAGAGCTCGCGCGCGCCGTCGTGAGCACGATCGAGATGGTCTCTATTGCGACCGGCCACGCGATCTCCCCGATCGCGATCGGGGTGGCGCTCCTCCTGATTGGGATCGTGATCATCGTGTATGGGATCCGGGAGACGGTGGGGGCGATCGTGGGGGTATTCCTTCCCCGCGGCGACCCCCGCCTCGTCGGGATGATCCTCCAGCAACGCCAGCTCCAACGCGGGCCGAAGATCGTCGTGCTTGGCGGCGGCACCGGTCTCAGCACCCTGCTGCGCGGGTTGAAGAAGATCTCGACGAACCTCACGGCGGTCGTGACCGTGTTCGATGACGGCGGGTCGTCGGGGCGGCTGCGCCGGGAACAGGGGATCCTTCCCCCCGGCGACATCCGCAACTGCCTGGTGGCCCTGGCCGAGGCCGAACCACTGCTGACCAAACTGTTTACGCACCGGTTCAAAGGCGGCGACCTGGACGGCCACTCGTTCGGAAACCTCTTCATCACCAGTATGTCCCAGGTGACCGGTGATCTCGAGACCGCCCTCAAGGAATGCAGCAAGGTCCTTGCGATCCGCGGCCGCGTCTTGCCGACGACGCTTAGGGATGTGACGCTGTGTGCGGAGATGAGCGACGGGACCGTGGTAGAGGGGGAGTCGGCGATCACACGCGCCGGCGGGACGATTCGCCGTGTGTTCCTGAAGCCCGGGCGCGTCCCCCCGCTGCAGGATGCGCTCGACGCGATCGCGGACGCGGACCTCATCGTCCTCGGGCCGGGGAGCCTCTACACCAGCGTGCTTCCCAACCTGCTCGTCGACGGGGTGGTAGGGGCGCTGCGGCGGTCGCGGGCGCTCAAGGTCTACGTCTGCAACGTCATGACCCAACCAGGGGAGACCCGGAGATTCCAGGCCTCGGACCACGTGCGGGTCCTGCTGGAGCAGGGGGGGCGAGGGTTGTTCGATTACGTGCTCGTGAACACACGCCGGCCCCGCAATCAGGAACTCCTCGCCCGATACAGCCAACAGGGTGCCGAGCCGGTCGACCCCGACGTCGACGCGATCCGCGCGCTCGGGCTGCACCCGGTATCGGAAGATCTGATCAGCGAGGAGGAACTGGTCCGCCACGACCCTCGCAAGATCGCCGCGGTCCTGATGCAACTGCTGGCCGACGTGTCCCCGGAGGTCCACCGCATCCCGGCGCCGCTGTAGGAAACTTGACACTCCTCGGCTAACAATATTACGATGGGAACCGCGTTTTTCCCCACCGGTCCCTGCGCTCCCACAACAGCGACCGAATGCGCCTGACGCCCACCGGCGTCCAACGGGCCCCTTGGTGGGGCCGGAGAGGGCAGAGCGCGGGCACGCGGGAGACGGCGCGCATGCGAGGGGGATGACGATGCTGCTCGACTGGGGCTACGTGGCGGTCTTCGCCATCGTGGGAGCGGGCATGGTGGCGCTGCCGCTGCTGATCATTTGGCTGATCAGCCCCCGAAGCACCTACCCCCAGAAGCTTGAGACCTACGAGTCCGGCGTCCCGACGATCGGTCAGGCCTGGTCCCAGTTCAACGTCCGGTACTACCTGTTCTCGCTGGTGTTCGTCGTCTTCGATGTGGAGATCATCTACCTGTATCCGTGGGCGGTGGTGTACCGTCGCGCCGGGCCGGTCGCCT
Coding sequences within it:
- the rapZ gene encoding RNase adapter RapZ, with the translated sequence MARRQPVVSASPHAVPGEIEFLIITGLSGAGKTLATHTLEDLGFFCVDNLPPALIPKFAEIIKESEGRIWRVALVIDIRGGEFFDALGTALANLDASGIRFQIVFLDASDEILVRRFEETRRKHPLGTSILDGIRAERRRLEPLKERAHKIIDTSTLTATELKQELADTFLRADGRRTLTVTVTTFGYKHGIPLDADLVFDVRFLPNPYYVETLRALPGSSPEVREFVLGSPQTAEFQRRLHEMLGYLLPQFTAEGKSHLTVAIGCTGGKHRSVVIGEDLARFLRQAGYTVRVKHRDVRKE
- a CDS encoding YvcK family protein gives rise to the protein MSLNGQRNEHLLDRVRLWLRWLEPGLGVKRWIALMAGGIFLLSIGVVFIVNFKLPEELARAVVSTIEMVSIATGHAISPIAIGVALLLIGIVIIVYGIRETVGAIVGVFLPRGDPRLVGMILQQRQLQRGPKIVVLGGGTGLSTLLRGLKKISTNLTAVVTVFDDGGSSGRLRREQGILPPGDIRNCLVALAEAEPLLTKLFTHRFKGGDLDGHSFGNLFITSMSQVTGDLETALKECSKVLAIRGRVLPTTLRDVTLCAEMSDGTVVEGESAITRAGGTIRRVFLKPGRVPPLQDALDAIADADLIVLGPGSLYTSVLPNLLVDGVVGALRRSRALKVYVCNVMTQPGETRRFQASDHVRVLLEQGGRGLFDYVLVNTRRPRNQELLARYSQQGAEPVDPDVDAIRALGLHPVSEDLISEEELVRHDPRKIAAVLMQLLADVSPEVHRIPAPL
- a CDS encoding NADH-quinone oxidoreductase subunit A, with translation MTMLLDWGYVAVFAIVGAGMVALPLLIIWLISPRSTYPQKLETYESGVPTIGQAWSQFNVRYYLFSLVFVVFDVEIIYLYPWAVVYRRAGPVAFYDILIFLVILALGLLYAWRKGALEWV